The following proteins are co-located in the Drosophila gunungcola strain Sukarami unplaced genomic scaffold, Dgunungcola_SK_2 000140F, whole genome shotgun sequence genome:
- the LOC128265621 gene encoding uncharacterized protein LOC128265621 isoform X1, which produces MSAPLAGNAYQVAWDEESTIKLIRAYQNQTLLWNTEHRAHTHRQDRIDAWMRVASAMDMRVQDIKRKMNSMIAVHRSQLRRGTSCRRWWAAHFAFLMPSNKNHYAAAEESEKTKKCNFSENSFGSFSDAELEDLSSDCEFVEEDPRKRPYRSAFREFRAEFEPAKKQRSAVQEINLDLIEDSTEDLVQEQASSSSHPEELENFYEKAEEKADEKLEKKSENGEPDTTDSVSKNDDSALYMKYVACKLANYPPRIRSSVQFQFNRILYEADMDLLDRNAQTPLGKLTLASH; this is translated from the exons ATGAGTGCCCCACTGGCTGGGAACGCGTATCAGGTCGCGTGGGACGAGGAGAGCACAATAAAACTGATACGGGCCTATCAGAATCAGACGTTGTTATGGAACACCGAACATCGGGCACACACCCATCGCCAGGACAGGATCGATGCCTGGATGAGGGTGGCCTCCGCGATGGACATGCGGGTGCAGGACATCAAGCGGAAGATGAACTCCATGATAGCGGTCCACCGATCGCAGTTGCGGCGCGGAACTTCCTGCCGAAGGTGGTGGGCCGCTCACTTCGCCTTTCTAATGCCGTCCAACAAAAACCACTATGCCGCAGCTGAGGAGAGCGAAAAGACTAAAAAG TGTAATTTTTCGGAGAACAGTTTTGGCTCGTTTTCCGATGCAGAATTGGAGGATTTGAGCAGTGATTGCGAGTTCGTGGAGGAGGATCCCCGTAAAAGACCCTATCGCTCAGCGTTTCGAGAGTTTCGAGCCGAATTCGAGCCAGCAAAAAAACAGAGATCAGCGGTCCAGGAAATTAATCTGGATTTGATAGAGGACTCAACCGAGGATTTGGTTCAAGAGCAAGCCTCCAGTAGTAGTCATCCCGAGGAGCTggaaaatttttatgaaaaggCAGAGGAGAAAGCCGATGAGAAGCTAGAGAAAAAGTCGGAGAATGGGGAGCCAGATACCACGGATAGTGTCAGTAAAAACGATGATTCAGCCCTCTATATGAAGTATGTGGCCTGTAAGCTGGCCAACTATCCGCCTCGCATTCGCAGTTCTGTCCAGTTTCAGTTCAATCGCATTCTCTACGAGGCCGATATGGACCTCCTTG ATCGAAATGCTCAAACGCCACTTGGAAAACTCACTTTAGCATCACACTAA
- the LOC128265621 gene encoding uncharacterized protein LOC128265621 isoform X2 yields the protein MSAPLAGNAYQVAWDEESTIKLIRAYQNQTLLWNTEHRAHTHRQDRIDAWMRVASAMDMRVQDIKRKMNSMIAVHRSQLRRGTSCRRWWAAHFAFLMPSNKNHYAAAEESEKTKKCNFSENSFGSFSDAELEDLSSDCEFVEEDPRKRPYRSAFREFRAEFEPAKKQRSAVQEINLDLIEDSTEDLVQEQASSSSHPEELENFYEKAEEKADEKLEKKSENGEPDTTDSVSKNDDSALYMKYVACKLANYPPRIRSSVQFQFNRILYEADMDLLGDAYKPK from the exons ATGAGTGCCCCACTGGCTGGGAACGCGTATCAGGTCGCGTGGGACGAGGAGAGCACAATAAAACTGATACGGGCCTATCAGAATCAGACGTTGTTATGGAACACCGAACATCGGGCACACACCCATCGCCAGGACAGGATCGATGCCTGGATGAGGGTGGCCTCCGCGATGGACATGCGGGTGCAGGACATCAAGCGGAAGATGAACTCCATGATAGCGGTCCACCGATCGCAGTTGCGGCGCGGAACTTCCTGCCGAAGGTGGTGGGCCGCTCACTTCGCCTTTCTAATGCCGTCCAACAAAAACCACTATGCCGCAGCTGAGGAGAGCGAAAAGACTAAAAAG TGTAATTTTTCGGAGAACAGTTTTGGCTCGTTTTCCGATGCAGAATTGGAGGATTTGAGCAGTGATTGCGAGTTCGTGGAGGAGGATCCCCGTAAAAGACCCTATCGCTCAGCGTTTCGAGAGTTTCGAGCCGAATTCGAGCCAGCAAAAAAACAGAGATCAGCGGTCCAGGAAATTAATCTGGATTTGATAGAGGACTCAACCGAGGATTTGGTTCAAGAGCAAGCCTCCAGTAGTAGTCATCCCGAGGAGCTggaaaatttttatgaaaaggCAGAGGAGAAAGCCGATGAGAAGCTAGAGAAAAAGTCGGAGAATGGGGAGCCAGATACCACGGATAGTGTCAGTAAAAACGATGATTCAGCCCTCTATATGAAGTATGTGGCCTGTAAGCTGGCCAACTATCCGCCTCGCATTCGCAGTTCTGTCCAGTTTCAGTTCAATCGCATTCTCTACGAGGCCGATATGGACCTCCTTGGTGACGCTTATAAGCCCAAATG A
- the LOC128265615 gene encoding uncharacterized protein LOC128265615, which produces MSGQRLLIFAAFGCLWATAFSLPATGNEEFDEGLPESEFDYEERHTREIPAQAYAAPVVYNSKSSYSAPKNQGYSAPVAPAYSPSASSSYSAPAAPSYSPPASSSYSAPAQSYSAPAAPSSYSAPAAPAQSYSAPAAPSSYSAPAAPSYSPPASSSYSAPAQSYSAPAAPSSYSAPAAPAQSYSAPAAPAYSPPASPSYSAPAQSYSAPAAPPSYSAPAAPTQSYPAPDAPAYSPPASPSYSAPAQSYSAPAAPSSYSAPAAPSYSPPASSSYSAPAQSYSAPAAPSSYSAPAAPAQSYSAPAAPAYSPPASPSYSAPAQSYSAPAAPSSYSAPAGPAQSYPAPAAPAYSPPASPSYSAPAQSYSAPAAPSSYSAPAAPAQSYSAPAAPSSYSAPAAPSYSPPASSSYSAPAAPAQSYSAPAAPSYSPPASSSYSAPAAPAQSYSAPAAPSYSPPASSSYSAPAHSYSAPPASSSYSAPAAPSYSQPASSSYSAGHSGRAYSAPAAPKASSGYSAPAVPATPSYSASKSSSSAASSGYSAPASTGYSAPAKSGYSAPASKSSGYARSEMDHHILGMARTAAGYGSAAPAPAYGGASIPSPPCPKNYVFSCGSVFTPAPCSQGYGY; this is translated from the coding sequence ATGAGTGGACAACGACTGCTGATCTTCGCGGCCTTTGGTTGCCTCTGGGCCACAGCGTTTTCGCTTCCGGCCACCGGAAATGAGGAGTTCGACGAGGGTTTGCCGGAATCGGAGTTTGACTACGAGGAGCGACACACTCGCGAAATTCCGGCGCAGGCCTATGCCGCTCCGGTCGTTTACAATTCTAAGTCCAGCTATTCGGCGCCGAAAAACCAAGGATACTCCGCTCCTGTAGCTCCGGCGTATTCACCATCTGCATCATCGAGCTACTCAGCGCCCGCAGCTCCCTCTTATTCACCACCTGCATCATCCAGCTATTCAGCTCCAGCTCAATCGTATTCAGCACCTGCAGCTCCATCCAGCTATTCAGCTCCTGCAGCTCCAGCTCAATCGTATTCCGCACCCGCTGCACCATCCAGCTATTCAGCACCTGCAGCTCCCTCTTACTCACCACCTGCCTCATCCAGCTATTCAGCTCCAGCTCAATCGTATTCCGCACCTGCTGCTCCATCCAGCTACTCAGCGCCTGCAGCTCCAGCTCAATCGTATTCCGCACCTGCTGCTCCCGCTTATTCACCACCTGCATCACCCAGCTATTCAGCTCCAGCTCAATCGTATTCCGCACCGGCTGCTCCACCCAGCTATTCAGCGCCTGCGGCTCCAACTCAATCGTATCCCGCACCTGATGCTCCCGCTTATTCACCACCTGCATCACCCAGCTATTCGGCTCCAGCGCAATCGTATTCCGCACCCGCTGCACCATCCAGCTATTCAGCACCTGCAGCTCCCTCTTACTCACCACCTGCCTCATCCAGCTATTCAGCTCCAGCTCAATCGTATTCCGCACCTGCTGCTCCATCCAGCTACTCAGCGCCTGCAGCTCCAGCTCAATCGTATTCCGCACCTGCTGCTCCCGCTTATTCACCACCTGCATCACCCAGCTATTCAGCTCCAGCTCAATCGTATTCCGCACCGGCTGCTCCATCCAGCTATTCAGCGCCTGCGGGTCCAGCTCAATCGTATCCCGCACCTGCTGCTCCCGCTTATTCACCACCTGCATCACCCAGCTATTCGGCTCCAGCGCAATCGTATTCCGCACCTGCTGCACCAAGCAGCTATTCAGCACCTGCTGCTCCAGCTCAATCGTATTCCGCACCTGCTGCACCAAGCAGCTATTCAGCACCTGCAGCTCCCTCTTACTCACCACCTGCATCATCCAGCTATTCAGCGCCTGCTGCTCCAGCACAATCGTATTCCGCACCTGCTGCTCCCTCTTACTCACCACCTGCATCATCCAGCTATTCAGCGCCTGCAGCTCCAGCTCAATCGTATTCCGCACCTGCTGCTCCCTCTTACTCACCACCTGCCTCATCCAGCTATTCAGCTCCAGCTCATTCTTATTCCGCACCTCCTGCTTCGTCCAGCTATTCAGCGCCTGCAGCGCCGTCTTATTCCCAACCTGCATCATCAAGCTACTCTGCCGGACATTCAGGTCGGGCGTATTCAGCACCTGCAGCACCAAAAGCATCATCTGGCTATTCAGCACCTGCAGTACCTGCGACTCCTTCGTATTCGGCATCGAAGTCCTCGTCCTCTGCTGCATCTTCCGGTTATTCAGCACCAGCATCTACCGGTTATTCGGCACCAGCAAAGTCCGGTTATTCAGCACCAGCTTCGAAATCGTCAGGATACGCTCGTTCTGAAATGGATCATCATATTCTTGGTATGGCAAGGACAGCTGCTGGCTACGGATCTGCTGCTCCGGCGCCCGCTTACGGCGGAGCCTCGATTCCCTCGCCTCCGTGCCCCAAAAATTATGTATTCAGCTGTGGCAGCGTTTTTACTCCAGCTCCTTGCAGCCAGGGATACGGTTATTAA
- the LOC128265614 gene encoding hypoxia up-regulated protein 1: MKLVLLLSALLAGIALSQGAAVMSVDLGTEWMKVGVVSPGVPMEIALNRESKRKTPAILAFRDGVRTIGEDAQTIGIKDPNSAYGYLLDLLGKTIDNPIVDLYRKRFPYYNIVGDPERNTVVFRKSETEEFSVEELVAQMLVKAKQFAQESTQQAITECVLTVPGYFGQAEREALLSAAQLANLKVLQLINDYAAVALNYGVFHRGEINETAQYYLFYDMGAYKTSAAVVSYQLVKDKQTKEINPVVQVLGVGYDRTLGGLEIQLRLRDYLAKEFNALKKTKTDVTTSPRALAKLFKEAGRLKNVLSANTEFYAQIENLLEDIDFKLTVSREKLEQICEDLWPRATKPLEQALASSHLSLDVINQVILFGGGTRVPRVQETIKALIKQELGKNLNADESATMGAVYKAADLSAGFKVKKFVVKDATLFPLQVSFERDPGDGAAVKQVKRVLFALMNPYPQKKVITFNKHTDDFEFYVNYADLDRYSKDEIAALGSLNVTKVQLKQVKELLEKSKKESVDNKGIKAYFYLDDSGIFRCTGVEYVYEKQKPEEDADEDSTLSKLGSTLSKLFAKEGDDKKEDPEQVEEPANAGEEPASKAEDSEKPKEEEASSKEQKSEENGKQEAEAKNDTIKLMTVKSPVTYESQTQFTIPLAGSGYDISLAKLAAINKAEEQRVRLESAFNSLEAHIIEVQQKLEEDAYAKCVTDEEKEKLLAECSTLGEWLYEDLEDPKAEIYEEKLAQLKKLSNVFLARHWEHEERPEAIKALKGMIDGAEKFLVTGRNLTKDTNPEKDVFTQVEIDTLAKVITETNAWLKTETAAQKKLAKNADIRLTVKDITDKMSLLDREVKYLVNKIKIWKPKVKPVAEKEKKNKAEGEEATSSTGSGDGSSKAENTEDQQEQPEKVKEKEQQEPVEEITPTPTEQEQEAKTPHSEL, encoded by the exons ATGAAACTCGTGCTCTTACTGAGCGCCCTGCTGGCGGGGATTGCCCTTTCCCAGGGCGCCGCCGTGATGTCCGTGGATTTGGGCACCGAGTGGATGAAAGTGGGCGTCGTTTCGCCCGGAGTGCCAATGGAAATCGCCCTGAATCGCGAGTCGAAGCGCAAAACCCCGGCGATCCTGGCCTTCCGCGATGGCGTGCGAACCATCGGCGAGGATGCCCAGACCATCGGGATCAAGGATCCCAACTCGGCCTACGGTTATCTGCTGGATTTGCTGGGCAAGACCATAGATAATCCCATTGTGGATTTGTATAG gaaACGCTTTCCCTACTACAACATTGTGGGCGATCCGGAGCGCAACACTGTGGTTTTCCGCAAAAGCGAAACCGAGGAGTTCTCCGTGGAGGAGCTGGTGGCCCAGATGCTGGTCAAGGCCAAGCAATTCGCCCAGGAGTCCACACAGCAGGCCATCACCGAGTGTGTACTCACAGTGCCCGGCTATTTCGGGCAGGCGGAGCGTGAGGCTCTATTGTCGGCCGCCCAGTTGGCCAATCTCAAGGTGCTCCAACTGATCAACGACTATGCGGCGGTGGCCCTCAACTATGGCGTCTTCCATCGCGGCGAGATCAACGAGACGGCGCAGTATTACCTCTTCTACGACATGGGCGCCTACAAAACGTCAGCGGCTGTGGTCAGCTATCAGCTGGTGAAGGACAAGCAGACCAAGGAGATCAATCCGGTGGTTCAGGTCCTGGGCGTTGGCTATGATCGCACCCTGGGCGGTCTGGAGATTCAGTTGAGGCTGCGCGATTACCTGGCCAAGGAGTTCAATGCCCTCAAGAAGACGAAGACCGATGTCACCACCAGTCCGCGTGCTCTGGCCAAACTTTTCAAGGAGGCGGGACGCTTGAAGAATGTCCTATCCGCCAATACGGAATTCTATGCCCAAATCGAGAACCTTCTGGAGGACATTGACTTCAAGCTGACCGTGTCGCGTGAGAAACTGGAACAAATCTGCGAGGATCTGTGGCCCAGGGCCACCAAGCCATTGGAACAGGCCTTGGCGTCGTCGCACCTCAGCTTGGATGTGATCAATCAGGTGATACTGTTCGGCGGCGGCACGCGAGTGCCACGTGTCCAGGAGACGATCAAGGCACTCATCAAGCAGGAGCTGGGCAAGAATTTGAACGCCGATGAGTCCGCCACCATGGGTGCGGTTTACAAGGCAGCCGACCTGTCGGCCGGCTTCAAAGTCAAGAAGTTCGTGGTCAAGGATGCCACGCTGTTTCCCCTGCAAGTGTCCTTCGAGCGGGATCCCGGCGATGGTGCGGCCGTCAAGCAGGTGAAACGTGTCCTGTTCGCCCTGATGAATCCCTATCCGCAGAAGAAGGTCATCACCTTCAACAAGCACACCGATGACTTTGAGTTCTATGTGAACTATGCCGACCTGGATCGCTACAGCAAGGATGAGATCGCCGCCTTGGGCAGCCTGAATGTGACCAAAGTGCAGCTGAAGCAGGTGAAGGAGCTGCTGGAGAAGTCGAAGAAGGAGTCGGTGGACAACAAGGGCATCAAGGCCTACTTCTACCTGGACGACTCCGGCATTTTCCGCTGCACGGGCGTGGAGTATGTGTACGAAAAGCAAAAGCCCGAGGAGGATGCCGATGAGGACAGCACCTTGTCCAAGCTGGGCAGCACATTGAGCAAGTTGTTCGCCAAGGAGGGTGACGACAAGAAGGAGGACCCGGAGCAGGTAGAGGAGCCGGCCAATGCTGGCGAGGAGCCCGCATCCAAGGCCGAGGACAGTGAAAAGcccaaggaggaggaggccagCAGCAAGGAGCAAAAGTCTGAGGAGAATGGAAAACAGGAGGCCGAGGCCAAGAACGACACCATCAAGCTGATGACGGTGAAATCCCCGGTGACCTATGAATCCCAGACGCAATTCACCATTCCACTGGCCGGTTCTGGGTACGACATCTCCTTGGCCAAACTGGCGGCCATCAACAAGGCGGAGGAGCAACGTGTCCGCTTGGAATCCGCCTTCAATTCCCTGGAGGCCCACATCATCGAGGTGCAGCAGAAGTTGGAAGAGGATGCCTATGCCAAATGTGTGACCGACGAGGAGAAGGAGAAACTGCTGGCCGAATGCAGCACTTTGGGTGAATGGCTGTACGAGGATCTCGAAGATCCCAAGGCGGAGATCTACGAGGAGAAGTTGGCGCAGCTGAAGAAGCTATCCAATGTGTTTTTGGCCCGTCACTGGGAGCACGAGGAGCGACCGGAGGCCATTAAGGCGCTCAAGGGCATGATTGATGGCGCCGAAAAGTTCCTGGTCACCGGACGTAATCTCACCAAGGACACGAATCCCGAGAAGGATGTCTTCACCCAGGTGGAGATCGATACGCTGGCCAAGGTGATAACCGAAACGAACGCTTGGCTAAAGACGGAGACGGCGGCCCAGAAGAAGCTGGCCAAGAATGCCGATATCCGGCTGACCGTTAAGGATATTACAGATAAAATGAGCCTGCTGGATCGCGAGGTCAAGTATTTGGTTAACAAGATCAAGATCTGGAAGCCCAAGGTGAAGCCCGTCGCTgagaaggagaagaagaaCAAGGCGGAGGGGGAGGAGGCCACATCCTCCACTGGCAGTGGCGATGGCTCCTCCAAGGCGGAGAACACCGAGGATCAGCAGGAACAGCCGGAGAAGGTGAAGGAGAAGGAGCAGCAAGAGCCTGTGGAGGAGATCACTCCAACGCCCAcagagcaggagcaggaggccAAGACACCGCACAGTGAGCTGTAA
- the LOC128265618 gene encoding probable serine/threonine-protein kinase cdc7: protein MTLPTNTHASANDAGSGNHNNNGSGNNNSDEDSDMFGPPRCSPPIGYHHHRSRVPMISPKLRQREERKRILQLCAHKLERIKDSEANLRRSVCINNTYCRLTDELRREKQMRYLQNLPRTSDSGSATELARENLFQPNMDDAKPASNNTSNNNNSKSSSYGDAFSSSNGSSSLGRGGGMCSLENQPPERQQLATPAGASAPEAANSAPLSVSGSASERVNNSNTNITNTTNNNNNNNNNNNNNNRKRHLSSSNLVNDLEILDRELSAINAPMLLIDPEITQGAEQLEKASMSASRKRLRSNSSSEDESDRLVREALSQFYIPPQRLISAIEECPLDVVGLGMGMGMNVNVNVGGIGGIGVTAAGAGVEVSGGKRMKLNDHHHLNHHHHLHHHLELVDFDMNQNQKDFEVIMDALRLGTPTPPSGASSDSCGQAAMMSESASVFHNLVVTSLET from the exons ATGACCTTgcccacaaacacacacgcatcTGCAAACGACGCCGGCAGCggcaaccacaacaacaacggcagcgGTAACAACAACAGTGACGAAGATTCAGACATGTTTGGACCACCCCGCTGCTCCCCGCCCATCGGTTATCATCACCATCGATCCCGTGTGCCCATGATCTCACCGAAATTGCGACAGCGTGAGGAGCGCAAGCGAATCCTTCAGCTGTGCGCCCACAAGCTGGAGAGGATCAAGGACTCAGAGGCGAATCTGCGACGCAGCGTCTGCATCAACAACACATACTGCCGACTGACCGACGAACTGCGTCGCGAGAAACAGATGCGATACCTACAGAATCTGCCCAG AACCAGCGACAGCGGCTCAGCCACCGAACTGGCGCGTGAGAATCTCTTCCAGCCGAACATGGACGATGCCAAGCCGGCCAGCAACAACActagcaataataataatagcaagTCCTCGTCGTACGGCGATGCCTTTAGCTCCTCGAACGGATCGTCTTCGTTGGGTCGCGGTGGTGGAATGTGCTCCTTGGAGAATCAACCGCCTGAGCGTCAGCAGCTGGCCACACCCGCTGGGGCATCCGCTCCCGAGGCGGCCAATTCGGCGCCACTTTCCGTTTCCGGTTCGGCATCGGAACGGGTGAACAACAGTAACACCAACATCACCAACACcactaacaacaacaacaataacaacaacaacaacaacaacaacaaccgaaAACGCCACCTATCCAGCAGCAATTTGGTCAACGATCTGGAGATTCTCGATAGGGAACTAAGCGCCATCAATGCGCCCATGTTGCTAATCGATCCAGAGATCACCCAGGGTGCCGAGCAGCTGGAGAAGGCGTCCATGTCCGCCAGCAGGAAAAGATTGAGGAGCAATAGCAGCAGCGAGGACGAGAGCGATCGATTGGTGCGCGAGGCCCTGTCCCAGTTTTATATACCGCCGCAGCGTCTGATCTCCGCCATTGAGGAGTGCCCGCTGGATGTGGTTGGCCTGGGCATGGGTATGGGAATGAATGTGAACGTGAATGTGGGCGGCATCGGTGGTATTGGGGTAACAGCAGCAGGCGCTGGCGTCGAAGTTTCCGGTGGCAAACGGATGAAGCTGAACGACCATCATCATCTTAACCACCATCACCATTTGCACCATCACCTGGAGCTGGTCGATTTCGATATGAACCAAAATCAAAAGGATTTCGAGGTGATCATGGACGCCTTAAGACTGGGAACGCCGACGCCGCCGAGCGGCGCCAGCAGCGATTCCTGCGGACAGGCGGCGATGATGAGCGAATCGGCCAGCGTTTTCCACAATCTGGTGGTCACCTCGCTGGAGACATGA